One window of Nicotiana tomentosiformis chromosome 11, ASM39032v3, whole genome shotgun sequence genomic DNA carries:
- the LOC138901747 gene encoding uncharacterized protein, with protein MKHVEDLSKRFKSVKFRYIPRFHNELADALATLASMLPYPSNIHIDPLEIQIRERNGYCNAIEIEPDVQPWYHDLKRFLKIKEYPEHASGDQKRTIRRLASGFFLSEEVLYTRTPFLNLLRFIDAREADKIMNEVHSGTCGPHMNGYGLAKKILQAGYY; from the coding sequence ATGAAACATGTGGAAGATCTTAGCAAACGGTTCAAGTCCGTCAAGTTCAGGTACATTCCTCGATTCCATAATGAGCTAGCAGATGCACTAGCTACTTTGGCCTCTATGCTGCCGTACCCGAGTAATATTCATATTGACCCGCTGGAAATCCAAATTCGAGAAAGGAATGGTTATTGTAATGCAATTGAAATAGAACCAGATGTtcaaccatggtatcatgatctCAAAAGGTTTTTGAAAATAAAGGAATATCCCGAGCATGCcagtggagatcaaaagagaactaTCAGAAGGCTTGCTAGCGGTTTCTTTTTGAGCGAAGAGGTCTTATACACAAGAACTCCATTTCTGAATCTTTTGAGGTTCATAGATGCACGAGAAGCTGATAAGATCATGAATGAAGTGCATTCGGGAACATGTGGGCCCCACATGAATGGTTATGGCcttgcaaagaaaatccttcAAGCAGGTTACTACTAG
- the LOC138901748 gene encoding uncharacterized protein, translating to MEKDCFSFVRKCHQFQIHGDLIHAPPSELHPMSAPWPFVAWGMDVIGPIKSKASNEHRVILVAIDYFIKWVEAVTFKAVTKKAMVDFVHSSIICRSGICKTIITDNAANLNSYLMREVSNN from the coding sequence ATGGAAAAGGATTGCTTCAGTTTCGTCCGGAAGTGCCATCAATTCCAGATACACGGTGACCTGATTCATGCACCGCCTTCAGAGTTACATCCTATGTCAGCACCTTGGCCGTTCGTTGcatggggcatggatgtcattgggcCAATCAAGTCAAAAGCTTCAAATGAGCACAGGGTCAtcttggttgccattgattatttcaTAAAATGGGTCGAAGCAGTCACTTTCAAAGCCGTCACCAAGAAAGCAATGGTGGACTTCGTGCATTCCAGCATCATTTGTCGTTCTGGTATTTGTAAAACTATCATTACAGATAATGCTGCAAATTTGAACAGCTACTTGATGAGGGAGGTATCGAACAATTAA